One segment of Chelmon rostratus isolate fCheRos1 chromosome 17, fCheRos1.pri, whole genome shotgun sequence DNA contains the following:
- the LOC121620463 gene encoding TLR4 interactor with leucine rich repeats, protein MCLVFLALLFFLLAFYSPPYLFPSVEGSRLCPHQCLCYEHADLVDCRGRGFEHVPRGLPHGTWLLELGGNNLSEIGTRAFIGLWSLRVLLLTNSQIQEIQPQAFFSLSFLEKLDLSWNQLTFLPVDFSASLSALRELRLEHNNLQHLSEYSLEYLDSIEKLDLSHNQLVMVGSGVFRGLSRLRQLYLHNNRLTVVQQGSLDMLPGLEVLQLSNNNISRIDNDALAPLYSLAVLNLEGNNLHHLKFKTFISLHTTATHIQLSGNPWSCDCELHRVFSKILHVRHLHIDDYRNVTCKDPPQLAGASLAWVDSQLCIAETATVLVITVTVLVTVVAALVMAERNRKRNQGKNWDSESQTQT, encoded by the exons ATGTGTCTCGTTTTCCTGgcccttctcttcttccttcttgCCTTTTATTCCCCCCCATACCTTTTTCCGTCCGTCGAGGGCTCACGGTTGTGTCCACACCAGTGCCTTTGTTACGAGCACGCTGACCTGGTGGACTGCCGTGGCCGTGGGTTCGAGCACGTTCCCAGGGGCCTCCCACACGGCACATGGCTGCTGGAGCTGGGAGGAAACAATCTGAGCGAGATTGGCACCCGAGCCTTCATTGGACTGTGGTCGCTGcgggtgctgctgctgaccaACAGCCAGATACAAGAAATACAGCCGCAG gcttttttctctttgtccttcCTGGAGAAGCTGGACCTCAGCTGGAACCAGTTAACGTTTCTCCCTGTCGACTTCTCAGCCAGTCTGTCTGCGCTCAGAGAGCTGCGACTGGAGCACAACAACTTGCAGCACCTGTCTGAGTACag cttGGAGTACCTGGACAGCATTGAGAAGCTGGACCTCAGTCATAACCAGCTGGTGATGGTCGGCTCTGGTGTGTTCAGGGGCCTCTCCAGGCTAAGACAGCTGTACCTACACAACAACAGACTGACTGTGGTGCAGCAGGGGAGTTTGGATATGCTGCCTGGACTAGAG gTGCTCCAGCTGAGTAACAATAACATCTCCCGGATAGACAATGATGCTCTAGCTCCTCTCTACAGCCTGGCAGTCCTCAATCTGGAGGGAAACAACCTGCATCACCTCAAGTTTAAGACCTTCATCAGCCTTCACACGACAGCTACACACATCCAGTTGTCAG GCAACCCGTGGAGCTGTGACTGCGAGCTGCATCGTGTCTTCAGTAAGATCTTGCATGTTCGCCACCTCCACATCGATGACTACCGCAACGTGACGTGCAAGGACCCCCCGCAGCTGGCCGGGGCTTCGCTGGCCTGGGTCGATAGCCAGCTCTGCATCGCAGAAACAGCCACCGTGCTcgtcatcactgtcactgtgctgGTCACCGTGGTGGCAGCTTTGGTGATGgcagagaggaacaggaagaggaacCAAGGGAAGAACTGGGACTCTGAGTCGCAGACGCAAACGTAG